TTTGGCCGGATCCATCCGCCCAACGTGGATAAAAAAAGGAGACTCCGGGTCGAGTCCGAATTCCCGACATACCCCCTGTCGGTCTGACGGCCCCTGAAACCGGGAGGTATCAAGCCCGTTATAGACCACCTCACACCGGTTGTCGGATTGCCATTGTTTCCAGGAAGCATCCATCGCCCCCTGACAAACAGCCAGAATGTTGGTTGCAAAACAGTCAATCAACCAGCTCATGACAGCGGTCTGAATCCGGCGGGAAAGAGTCGGAATCCGCCCATCTGAAACGCTTCGAAAGTGGGCAATTCGGATCGGGACTCTGGCCAGACGGGCAATGAATAAAACTGCACCCGAAAAATAATGGACGTGCGAATGAACGACCTGACACTGAACCGCTTTCATCAAGCGATAGAACTGAAGCGGAAATTGAGCGCTCAACCTGATTGGATGAACCACCCCGCCCAGGCTGGAAATTTCTTCATCCAGATCGCCAGGTAATCCTGACAGCGTGGCAAAGTGAAACTCAAATTCCGACGGGTTGAGGGATTTGAGCAGCTCAACTGTCCGCATTTCGGCACCACCCCGATTCATCTGCCCAAAGACATGGAGAATCCGAATGGGCGTCACTTTTTCCGAAATAACCGGGTCTGGGCTCTGAGAGTGTTCTTCGCATCGTCGGACGGCAACCCAAAGGGTGGCACACTTCAGTCCCGCATGCACCATTGCCGCCAGGATACTGCTCCAAATGGCGCCAATCAGTCCAAATTGGGGAATCAGAACTGTGCATCCGCCAACGAGGCAAAGCGTTTCAATCCCATTGCACGGCACCTGAATCCGAAAAAAACGAGCGGCGGTGACTCCATACCCGGCAACCGAACTGAAATAGGTCACCAGTCCATATACCATCACCCAGATCAGAAGATGAGCCTGGGCAGCATATTGGGGAGTAAATAATAAGGACACCACAGGCGGTCCAAAAAGAAAGGCACCAAGGACACCGCCGATTCCAATGACCAAAGCACAGCCAGCCAGCAATGTCAGCAATCGGACAAAGTCCCGTTTTCGGCCAGCGGCATAGAATTTTGCCAGTCTGGGGCTGGCAGCCTGACCCAGGGCATTGATCAGAGTGGTTCCCACCAGAACCAGAGAAAACAAAGCGGCGAGGATTCCAAGGTGTTGCAATCCAAGATGGCGTTCAACCCAATACCTGGGCAAATTGACATTCAGGGTATTGAGCAGCATGACTGCGCCAAGCGGAAGCGCCAGCCAAATGAGGGAAGTGAGCGGATTCCGGGTTTCCGAAGGGCTGAGGGCTGAGGGAGAAATAAAATCCCCGTGTCTGCGTGTCTGCGTGTCTCCTTGTCCGGGTTTTGGGTTCCGGGTTTTCAGTTGCGAGGATCGTAAATTGATCATCGGCACATCAAACCCAATCAGAATCAGGCACCAGACACACGCCATGGCCGCCACGGTCACGACCAGACTGTGGCTCAGAAAAAAGACAATCCACGCAATCAGAACCGTTGAAACTCCACGCAACATCATCGAGATCGAAATGTGATGCATGGCTTCATCCAATTGCCATTTTCCATACACAATATCGCTGAACGATTCGAAGAACTTTGCCCCGGCAATACCCAGGATTACCAGTTGAACTTCGGCGGAATACGGCGTGATCAAAACCACTATCGCAATCCCCATCAATGCCAGGAGTGAAGTCACCAGTCTCACTGTCACATAGTCGGAAAAGGCAAACCGGTGACTGGCATCGGTGGACTGCACGGCTCGCAAATTCAAATTCGCAAATGAAAAAATGGGGGTTGTCACGGCCAGTCCCAGTGCGTAGATACCGACCAGTTCCGGATTGCCCAGTTTGGTAATGATCACCAACACCAGCCACTGTGACAGGGCAAAAATACTATTTCCAACCAGTGTCCACTGGAAGTTGCGACGAATTGATGGCATAGGCCCTCACATCTCTGGGGGTGTTGTTGAGAAAGTAAGACGATTGCGGGTTCAGGGTTCAGGGTTCAGGGTTCAGGGTTCAGGGTTCAGGGTTCAGGGTTCAGGGTTCTTTTCGTCCTTTATGTTTTTACAAACCCTCTCCCGGCTTGTTAGACCATTTTGCAATGAACACCTCGCACTAACAAACGGCTAAATCGTTGAGAAAATTGTATTTCCCTGAACCCTGAACCCTGAACCCTGAACCCTGAACCCTGCTTTTACATTGTTAACGGAAACTGTAACCCTTCCAGCTCAGTAGGAAAATTTTCAAAACTCGCGTCTATCGTGGTGTCGGTTTTCATCCAGGCTGCCAGTTCACCACTATCCACCTTTGACAAATCAATCTGGTATTCCTTCACAATGCTCTTGAGCCAAAGTTTAATGCTGAGTGGATGACAGGTGTTCAGGTTATGCGGCACTGTGCTCAATTTCTGAGAGATTTTTTCGAAGTTGATTCCGGGACAATTGGCCACGACAATTTTGGGATGGCTGGTCGGGCGGGTATTTTCCGAGTCGAGATACAACTCTTCGTACAATTTTTCTCCAGGCCGAAGCCCGGTGTAGACAATGTCAATATCTTCGTGTGGACGCAGACCCGACAGGCGGATCAGATCATAGGCCAGATCGGCAATTTTGACCGGTTCGCCCATATCCAGCGTGAAAATTTCTCCGCCCCGGCCAAGCGCAAAAGACTGGAGCACCAACTGAACGGCTTCGGGAATGGTCATAAAGTATCGGTTCATTTCCGGATGGGTGACCGTGACTGGCCCGCCGCGACGGATCTGGTCTTTAAAGGTTGGAATAACACTCCCAGCACTGCCAAGCACATTTCCAAAGCGAACCGTAATAAACCGGGTGGCCGATATCCGATTCATTCCCTGGATATAAAGTTCAGCCGCGCGCTTGGTGGTGCCCATCACGCTGGTCGGGTTGACTGCTTTATCGGTCGAGATCATGACAAATGCCTGACACCCAAATGCATGTGACAGATCCACGACATTCTTGGTTCCGAAAATATTGTTCTTGACGGCTTCAGATGGATTGCACTCCATCATCGGCACGTGCTTATGGGCCGCAGCATGAAAAACAAACTCCGGCTGGTAGTGATGAAACAGTTTCTTGAGTCGGGACCGGTCAGTGATATCCACAATGGCAGGAACAATGTGTGTTGCTTTGTCTTTGAAGGTGCGAATCAGTTCCTGCTCGATATAAAAGAGGCTATTTTCCGCCTGTTCGGCTAAAACAAGGCAGGAAGGGTCCAATGTCATGATCTGCCGGCACAATTCAGAACCGATACTGCCGCCAGCACCGGTTACCATCACCACTTTTCCTCGAATCAGCTTTCCAATAGATGCCAGGTCGGTTTGCACGGGCTGACGATGGAGCAGGTCTTCAATCTGGACTTCCCTGACTTGCGAAACCATCACTCGCCCGCTGACCAGTTGATCATAGGAAGGCAGGATTTGATAGGGAATCCTGGTATAGCTGAGTTCCCGAACAATCTGGCGCATCTGTTTCTGAGTTGCGCTCGGAGCAGCAATCAGAAATCGTTGAAAATCATACAGTTGTGAAATTTTTTTTGCGTCTCGGATGGTGCCGAGCACTGGGATTTGATGAATGCGGGCACCAGCCTTGTGAGGGTCATCGTCCAAAAATCCAAGGACGGTGAGGTTGAGTTCTGGATGAGCCTGGATTTCTCGGACCAGAGCTTCCCCGGCATCACCGGCACCAACGATGACAATGCTGGTTTGCTTAATCACTGATGCTTCTTTGGGTGTACAAAAGACTTGTACAAACCGGGTTTGGACTTTTTCTTTAAAAAACCGGAGCGACACGCGAACACTCATTAAGGCCACAAAGGCAAAGGCCCAATCAATCAAAATTACGCCCACCGGTACCGTAAATGTATCTGGCAGGACCAGGCGAATTCCCAGTAACACCAGTGAGCCAACGGTTACCTGATTGGCAATGCACAGCATGTCATTTAAACTGACATATTTCCACCAGCCCCGATACCCAGAAAACCCAATGCCGACCAGCAATTTCACTAAAATGACGGCCCAGACCGTTTTCCAAAATGGAAAGCCAACCTCTTCGGTGCTGTACTGAAATTCAAACCTGGCACAAAAGGCAGCCAAATACGCTCCGAAATAGATGACCGAGTGCAATAAAATGATGAAAAACAACCGGTATCGGAGAATAAAGAGTTTTGTCGCGTGCATAGTGGTTCAACCTTTTTTCAAAAGTATGAAGGGACGAATCTGGATTTGTCTTTTCAAGTTCAAACGTACCCTTCGTGTTTGCCCAGAGAAGTGCAAATGAGATGCCATTTGGAGTCAGTCTTTTTTTCCATCCAGGTTTTGAATCTTCCAACCAGGGAATTCTCCGCGCCAGGTGCGGAAAATATTTTTTTGCACAACTCCGGAATCCCCCACGAGCAACAAAAATCAGGAAAGCTGGAACAAGATTTGCACTTCATCTCCCCAGAAATACAAAACCAGACGGTTGCCAAACCTGAACCTTGAGTTTGCCTGCGCCAATCAACGAGATTGATACAATCAGCAACCAGTGGCAAGAAATCACAGTGGATTTGTATACCTGTTGGCCCTTATAGAATGAACCAGATTTTGGAGGCTGCTATGTTTGCAAATAACTCAAATGAATCAGCATTGACAGTATTAGACTCAAATTGCCAGACGCCGGTGGTCGCGTCCCCCTATCAACTTCCAGCCAGAAGCGACGAAATCCCGGCACCAGCGGGTTGGCAAAATCCTGTCATATCTGGTTTTTCGGCACCGGCTTCAACTCCGTTGAGCCTTCGCCAAATCGTTCAGGCCATCTCGCGTTATAAAGGATTTATTTTACTCTTTGTAGTGCTGGCCCTCGCGGTCACCGCCTATGGGCTATCGGGGACCAAATCCACCTATGAAGCCACCGCCACGCTCCAAATTGATCCCGAATCAACTCAAATGGCCTTTGGCCAGGACCAATCCCTGACGCCAAACCGGGTTGACCCAGATTATTTCAATACTCAGCTTAAACTCATTGTGAGCCCTGAAAATGTTCGGACAACCATTCGGAGTTATCAGTGGGACCAAAACCCGCAATTCCCGGTCACTGGACCAACCACACTCACCGGGGCACTGTTGGGTCATTCAAATGATCACCCGAGTGAAGACCAGACCGCACCAAATGGACTGATCGCCTCAGGGGCCGCTTCCACACCTGATCAATCAGAAGATCAAAAACCAGTGAACGAAGCCCTGGTGAAAGAGTTAACCGATCACCTGCGTGTGGCACCAGTGCCCCGTACCCGGTTGATCAAAGTGATGTATCAACATACGGATCCGGTTCTGGCTGCCCAAATTGCCAACAGCGTCGCTGAAACCTACATCAAAAATAACCTCAATTTTCGGGTTCGGACTTCAAAGAACAAATCTGAATTCCTCCAAAAACGGCTGACTGACCTCCAACTCGATATCAATGATGCCGAAACGGGTATGATCGCCTATGGCAAAATGAATGAGATTGTCTCTCTGGAACCAACCCAAAACACGGTGGCCGAGCGGCTGATTATGCTCAATCGCCAACTGGTCGAAGCTGAAGGGTCACGCATCCAGGTCGAATCCGAAGTCCTCACGGCCAAAAACACGCCGCCGGAAAGGCTCCCAGACATCATTAATCATCCCGGAATCCAGGCCCTGCGCGAGCGCTTGACCACCCTCAACCAAAAGAAAGCCGAATTGCTGGTTGAATACACCGAGGATTGGCCCGAAGTCCAGCAAATTAACCAGACAATTGCTCAGGTTCAACGGGACTTGAGCACGACTCAAAAAAATATCATGGATTCAATCCAAAGCCGGTACACGGCTTCGAAGGAACGCGAAGACAAGCTTCGAAACGAATATGCCAAACAAATGGGGCTGGCTCTGTTACAGAACGAAAAGGCTGTCAACTACCGAATCCGGCAAGAAGAAATCAATACCAAGAAAGAACTCTATAAATCACTCCTGACCCAGGCCAAAGAAGCTGAAATTACAGCCAGTTCAGAAGCCAACAATGTGTCAATTTCCAGCCTGGCCACCATGCCCAAAAACCCGGTCAGCCCCCATGTGCCATTTACCCTGGCACTGGTTTTTATCGGGTCCCTGTTTGGTGCCTCGGCACTGGCCGTGGCTCGCTCCCAATTTGACAATCGGATCGTCACCCAGGAAGACATTGACCAGTTTGTTCAAATGCCAACCCTGGGCGAAATCCCCAGAATTGATAGTTCTTCACCCCAGACACTGTCTGAAAAACCAATCAAAGTTTTGACAACCGGGAAATCCAGCCTTGAGGCCAAGGAAGAAAAGAAGGAACTGGCACCAGCCAAAGTCCAGCATCTGGTGGCAACCGCCACATTAAACTCACTGGTTGGCGAGGCTTTCCGGCAGTTCCGGACATCACTCCTGCTTTCAGTCTCAACTGACTATCGAAACCGGGTCATCCAGATCACCAGCGGTGTTCCCACTGAAGGTAAAACCACGACCGCCGTCAATACCGCTATTTCGCTGGCTCAAACCGGTGCCACAGTGGTTCTGCTCGATTGCGATTTGCGCAAGCCCAGCCTGAATAATTTGTTCTCGGTTCGCCCCGAGTTTGGTCTTTCACAATACCTGACCGGACTGTGTCAGTCGGCTCAAATCATCACGGAAACCAGTGTCAATAACCTGGATGTCATTTGTGGTGGTCCGATTCCGCCAAATTCCACCGAGGTGTTGGGATCGTTTCGAATGTATAATCTGCTCGAAAACCTGGTCAATGCGTATGATTACGTGATTGTTGACACCCCACCGCTGCTGATGTTTGCCGATGCCTTGATTTTGTCGCGGATGGTAGACAGCGTGGTGCTGGTCACCAGATCCAATTTTTCACGACGGGATCTGGTCCGGCAAGCGACCCGCCGATTACAGGCGGTGAATGCCCGGCTTTTGGGTGTGGTTCTCAATGATGTTCCAACCAAACACAAGGATTATGGGTATGGGTACTATTCCAGCTCAAGCTCCAGGCCAGAAGCAACCGGGTTGATCAAACAGGCCACCCAGGCGCTTCAATCGCTTCGCAACCGATCAGCCGCGTAACTGGTGGGCTCACCAGCAACTTGACAGAAAGCGGCGAGAGGTTCTTAATTCCCGCATTGCTCTCATAGTTTTCCCCTTCGACTCTTCTTTTATTGGGAACTCCGAAGAATGACCTGGCTCTAAACCATTCATTATTCGGAGTTTTTTTTTGGTCAGGAAGTGAATTGTCACTGCTTCTATCAGCATTTCAGATAAATATTTCACTTTAGGAAGCTGCCCCCATCCCGGTGGCTTTCATGACCTGGGAGACAAAAGATTGTGCCCGAACAACTCCTTTGAGTTGCCGCTCAGTTTTATCAGCAATCACCGGGAGCCAGCTCACACTGTTTTCACGCATCAGGTCAGCCGCGGCCAGAGCCGTTTCAGTGGCCACCACCACAATCGGATCTTTTCGATGAAATTCCTGGACCAGGGCACTCCGACCAAGGCCCATTTCGAGCGCCCGCAACAACTCCGTCCGGGTGAGGATTCCATCCAGGCGGGATTTATCGGGTGAAACCAGGCAAAAATCAGGATGATATTGATCAAAAAGGGCCAGCACATCCGCCAGCGTCTGGTCAGGTCGAATGAACATCTGCCCGGTTTGGGTGGTGATATCCAGCACTGAAATTTGCCCAAGCGCCTCACGGACCATCGGCTGGTTTTGCCAGTTTCGTCCACTGCGTTGGTTCACAGCTTCGGTCAACACCCGACGGAGCGGTGCCAGAGCCCGCGACACCTGGGTAAACACATTCCGACCCAAAACAATGGCTTCAACCGCCGTTTTCGCCCGGATGCTGGCGCTTCGCGGTTGATTATTGATCAAGGCCATTTCGCCAAAAAACGAGCCTTCACCGAGCACGGCCACCAGTTCTTCGGGAGTTTCTGGGGAATGTTTGCGCAAAACCTCGACCTCACCCTTTTCAATCACATAGAAATTGGTCGCCGGGTCGCCCTGGCAAAAGACATAATCGCCGGGTTGGAAATAGGCGCGGGATACCCGTTCGGTCTGATTGACTCGGAAATGAGTCAAGTCCCGGAAAAAGAGTAAGTTGAAGGCCCAGTCAAACCCAACTTTGACTCGTCGGGACCAGCTTGGGAGCTTAAACAAATACACCCCGCGCCAGATAAACCAGGCCACAAACCCGGAAAATTGCAACCCAAACATTTCAGCCACACCGACATGACCGCCAATCGAGCACAACTGGCCCAATGGCCGATGCGAAAAAGGCTGGGTCGGTTCATTGCGGAGCGACCGAATGATATTGAGCGCAACCTGTCTTCCCTGTCGCTCGGCAAACTGACCCGTTGGCGGTGAAAGCTGACTGTCGAAGGCATTTGGAATCCGGGCACAATCCCCAATCGCCCAGGCATTACTCGACCCAACCAGCCGCATATCGGATTCGGTTATCAGGCGGCCTTTGTCTTTTTCAACTTTGAGGCGCTCCACAATCGGTGACATGGATGTTCCCACGGTGCAGACAATGGTTCCGCCACGAACGCGGTCGTCATTATCCAACCGCACGCCGTTGGCAGTCGCCAGTTTAGCGCGACGGTTCAGGATGACATTAATTCCAGCTTTCTTCATTTTTTCAAGCGCAAAGTCCCTCAGCGTCGGAGACATTTCAGGCAATACCTGAGGCTGCGAATGCACAACCGTGACCTGGATTTCAGACTTCTCAATGCTTGAAAAAATGTGGGCACTGCTCCGGGCCAGGTCGTTGATTTCGCCGGCGACCTCCACACCGCTAAATCCACCACCCACAACAATAAAGGAAAGGTACTGCTTTTTCCGTTCCGGGTCGTCGCACACATCAGCTTTTTCAAGTTGCCGCAACACGTGCGCTCGCAGGGCAATGGCGTCGCCAATGGTTTTGAGCGGAAATGCATGGTCAGCCATGCCGGGGACGGTGCTTAAATTGGCAATTGAACCACAGGCCAGCACCAGATGGGCATATTCAAGGAATCGGGAGCGACTGTCTTCGCCTTCAAATTCAACCTGCGAATTGGCCAGGTCTACGCTGAGCACATCTTCAGTTCGACATTTCACCTTTGGAAGCACCCGACGCAACGGAGCGGCAATATCCGAAGGACTCAGGGAGGCACCAACGACTTCAGCCAGCAACGGGTGAAAGACCATGTGGTTTTCACGATTAAAGAGCACAATTTCATATTCGGACGGGCGTAATTTTGACCGCAGTACTTCGGCGCATTTCACACCGGCAAATCCACCGCCGATAATCACGATTCGTTTGGCAGGCATTGCGGCACCATCCTTTGAGAGTTGGGGATTTTACGAAGGTTGGTTCTAATACAAGTTTGTAGTCAATAGTCAGTAGTCAGTAGTCAGTAGTCAGTAGTTCACTAAGTTTACCTGATTGAATCACTTGCCTGTTGGCGAAGACAAGTATTTCATTGCAAACGAAAGTCTGCCCAACAATATGGAGCTTGCGGTCAGGTGTCAAACCAGGGGCAAAATCCGGCTTCGGAACTGGGGAGATGCTCAAATGAGTTTCCTCACTTAACCCTTTTGAATTGAATAGATTATATCACTGTCAACGCGTTGACACTTTGGACGAATCATTATTTCAAATCGGGAATTTGATCCTGATTTTGAACCACAGAGGACACAGAGGAACACAGAGGTAAATCAATGAGCATTCCTCTGCGTTCCTCTGTGTCCTCTGTGGTGAGTATTAATTGGGGATGAATGATCTTCTTTTGATGAGATTTATGGTGTTATTGCTTTGCGAACAACTGACAACTGACTCAAAACTAAGGGACCCAGAAGAAAATAAAATCCCAATGAAACAGGGTTCAGGGTTTGAGGCGATGAAGCAACGGGTTCCGCTCAAGATGAGTACCAGGAAACCGGCGGTTACGGCTCAAGTTGGATTAGCCTACCCTGAACCCTGAACCCTGAACCCTGGTGGTATGATATTTCCATCCGACTCCCTAAAAAGCCTCCAGGCCGTGTTGGTATCAAGCCGGACGCTCGCCTGGGCGCCAGCCTGGGCGCCAGCCCCCAACTGCCAGCTTGCATCCCGCCGGAGCAGGTGCCATTCACCTCCGGCATCTCCACTGATAAACACATTGAGAACGTGTCCGGTCGGAGCCAGTGTCCCTCGAAAGGCATAAGGCAGGGCATACATCGAAAGATCCAGCACCGGATAAAGCCATTTGCGTTCCAGCAACAACGGCGCCCCAACCGCATCGCGAATCTGGGCCTGATGATGCCACTTTTCAGTAAAATCGCGGCCAATATCCATCCAGTTTCGAGATGAATCTTCACCCGCCCAGGCCACCGGGAAAATGGCTTCGCCATCGGGTGGGAGCGACAGAAAGAATTCAGCCACCTGTGGCCCGGCCCATTCCAGCAAGTCGGTGAGCATTCGCGGGCTAAGCCGCTGTGTCGCCTGCACCCAGGTGGCGTTCAAGGAATTTAAGAACCCAACCAGTTCAGCGTAACTTCCAGGAGGTCCAGCCGGTGATGGAGGAAAATACCCATCCCGATGAATCGAGAGTCGGCGCAGGTCACCATCCAGA
This window of the Acidobacteriota bacterium genome carries:
- a CDS encoding polysaccharide biosynthesis protein, translating into MHATKLFILRYRLFFIILLHSVIYFGAYLAAFCARFEFQYSTEEVGFPFWKTVWAVILVKLLVGIGFSGYRGWWKYVSLNDMLCIANQVTVGSLVLLGIRLVLPDTFTVPVGVILIDWAFAFVALMSVRVSLRFFKEKVQTRFVQVFCTPKEASVIKQTSIVIVGAGDAGEALVREIQAHPELNLTVLGFLDDDPHKAGARIHQIPVLGTIRDAKKISQLYDFQRFLIAAPSATQKQMRQIVRELSYTRIPYQILPSYDQLVSGRVMVSQVREVQIEDLLHRQPVQTDLASIGKLIRGKVVMVTGAGGSIGSELCRQIMTLDPSCLVLAEQAENSLFYIEQELIRTFKDKATHIVPAIVDITDRSRLKKLFHHYQPEFVFHAAAHKHVPMMECNPSEAVKNNIFGTKNVVDLSHAFGCQAFVMISTDKAVNPTSVMGTTKRAAELYIQGMNRISATRFITVRFGNVLGSAGSVIPTFKDQIRRGGPVTVTHPEMNRYFMTIPEAVQLVLQSFALGRGGEIFTLDMGEPVKIADLAYDLIRLSGLRPHEDIDIVYTGLRPGEKLYEELYLDSENTRPTSHPKIVVANCPGINFEKISQKLSTVPHNLNTCHPLSIKLWLKSIVKEYQIDLSKVDSGELAAWMKTDTTIDASFENFPTELEGLQFPLTM
- a CDS encoding maleylpyruvate isomerase N-terminal domain-containing protein, producing the protein MTFIQTADLFLPLQQELVALLRSLAPADWSKPTVAGTWTVKDVVTHILDGDLRRLSIHRDGYFPPSPAGPPGSYAELVGFLNSLNATWVQATQRLSPRMLTDLLEWAGPQVAEFFLSLPPDGEAIFPVAWAGEDSSRNWMDIGRDFTEKWHHQAQIRDAVGAPLLLERKWLYPVLDLSMYALPYAFRGTLAPTGHVLNVFISGDAGGEWHLLRRDASWQLGAGAQAGAQASVRLDTNTAWRLFRESDGNIIPPGFRVQGSG
- a CDS encoding polysaccharide biosynthesis tyrosine autokinase — its product is MFANNSNESALTVLDSNCQTPVVASPYQLPARSDEIPAPAGWQNPVISGFSAPASTPLSLRQIVQAISRYKGFILLFVVLALAVTAYGLSGTKSTYEATATLQIDPESTQMAFGQDQSLTPNRVDPDYFNTQLKLIVSPENVRTTIRSYQWDQNPQFPVTGPTTLTGALLGHSNDHPSEDQTAPNGLIASGAASTPDQSEDQKPVNEALVKELTDHLRVAPVPRTRLIKVMYQHTDPVLAAQIANSVAETYIKNNLNFRVRTSKNKSEFLQKRLTDLQLDINDAETGMIAYGKMNEIVSLEPTQNTVAERLIMLNRQLVEAEGSRIQVESEVLTAKNTPPERLPDIINHPGIQALRERLTTLNQKKAELLVEYTEDWPEVQQINQTIAQVQRDLSTTQKNIMDSIQSRYTASKEREDKLRNEYAKQMGLALLQNEKAVNYRIRQEEINTKKELYKSLLTQAKEAEITASSEANNVSISSLATMPKNPVSPHVPFTLALVFIGSLFGASALAVARSQFDNRIVTQEDIDQFVQMPTLGEIPRIDSSSPQTLSEKPIKVLTTGKSSLEAKEEKKELAPAKVQHLVATATLNSLVGEAFRQFRTSLLLSVSTDYRNRVIQITSGVPTEGKTTTAVNTAISLAQTGATVVLLDCDLRKPSLNNLFSVRPEFGLSQYLTGLCQSAQIITETSVNNLDVICGGPIPPNSTEVLGSFRMYNLLENLVNAYDYVIVDTPPLLMFADALILSRMVDSVVLVTRSNFSRRDLVRQATRRLQAVNARLLGVVLNDVPTKHKDYGYGYYSSSSSRPEATGLIKQATQALQSLRNRSAA
- a CDS encoding glycosyltransferase: MPSIRRNFQWTLVGNSIFALSQWLVLVIITKLGNPELVGIYALGLAVTTPIFSFANLNLRAVQSTDASHRFAFSDYVTVRLVTSLLALMGIAIVVLITPYSAEVQLVILGIAGAKFFESFSDIVYGKWQLDEAMHHISISMMLRGVSTVLIAWIVFFLSHSLVVTVAAMACVWCLILIGFDVPMINLRSSQLKTRNPKPGQGDTQTRRHGDFISPSALSPSETRNPLTSLIWLALPLGAVMLLNTLNVNLPRYWVERHLGLQHLGILAALFSLVLVGTTLINALGQAASPRLAKFYAAGRKRDFVRLLTLLAGCALVIGIGGVLGAFLFGPPVVSLLFTPQYAAQAHLLIWVMVYGLVTYFSSVAGYGVTAARFFRIQVPCNGIETLCLVGGCTVLIPQFGLIGAIWSSILAAMVHAGLKCATLWVAVRRCEEHSQSPDPVISEKVTPIRILHVFGQMNRGGAEMRTVELLKSLNPSEFEFHFATLSGLPGDLDEEISSLGGVVHPIRLSAQFPLQFYRLMKAVQCQVVHSHVHYFSGAVLFIARLARVPIRIAHFRSVSDGRIPTLSRRIQTAVMSWLIDCFATNILAVCQGAMDASWKQWQSDNRCEVVYNGLDTSRFQGPSDRQGVCREFGLDPESPFFIHVGRMDPAKNHVRLMTIFHQVLHRLPAARLVLVGRTTPDIQLQVNQLAETLGIADRLVFAGVRTDVPRLLKAADLMIFPSRWEGLPGAVLEACVAGTPVVASNLPGVKEIASEIGLVWEVSLDESDAQWADRVMDLFYQSQSTRSRVASMTKFEQSHFSISACLQELYTIWRGGITHA
- a CDS encoding FAD-dependent oxidoreductase gives rise to the protein MPAKRIVIIGGGFAGVKCAEVLRSKLRPSEYEIVLFNRENHMVFHPLLAEVVGASLSPSDIAAPLRRVLPKVKCRTEDVLSVDLANSQVEFEGEDSRSRFLEYAHLVLACGSIANLSTVPGMADHAFPLKTIGDAIALRAHVLRQLEKADVCDDPERKKQYLSFIVVGGGFSGVEVAGEINDLARSSAHIFSSIEKSEIQVTVVHSQPQVLPEMSPTLRDFALEKMKKAGINVILNRRAKLATANGVRLDNDDRVRGGTIVCTVGTSMSPIVERLKVEKDKGRLITESDMRLVGSSNAWAIGDCARIPNAFDSQLSPPTGQFAERQGRQVALNIIRSLRNEPTQPFSHRPLGQLCSIGGHVGVAEMFGLQFSGFVAWFIWRGVYLFKLPSWSRRVKVGFDWAFNLLFFRDLTHFRVNQTERVSRAYFQPGDYVFCQGDPATNFYVIEKGEVEVLRKHSPETPEELVAVLGEGSFFGEMALINNQPRSASIRAKTAVEAIVLGRNVFTQVSRALAPLRRVLTEAVNQRSGRNWQNQPMVREALGQISVLDITTQTGQMFIRPDQTLADVLALFDQYHPDFCLVSPDKSRLDGILTRTELLRALEMGLGRSALVQEFHRKDPIVVVATETALAAADLMRENSVSWLPVIADKTERQLKGVVRAQSFVSQVMKATGMGAAS